Sequence from the Mytilus galloprovincialis chromosome 10, xbMytGall1.hap1.1, whole genome shotgun sequence genome:
aaccaagtttcagaaatccttgtattgtagttcctgagaaaaatgtgacgattATAGTTATGAGACCGACAGACTGATGGATGGACTGATAGATGGACAgaaagagttaaaacagtttacCCCCCACTTTTTTAAAGCCGAGTATAGATATAGAGATGCGCAACTGAACATTCTGTTAACAGACAGCAAATAAACATTATATAAGCCTCTAAGAATAGGTTAAGgggtaaagttttttttattttcatgtctAACCTTTGATCCCTTGCCAATACCATAAACATTAGGAATAATTCCACATAGAGCCTGGATGTTGATAAGTGATTTGGCTATTGTTTGTATCCAGGTATTGTCACTTTCctgtaaaaaaaacacaaaaataattttatcaatataattctaccaattatctccccttttacaATAAGCATTGGTTAGAAAATAAGAGTTAGCATAAAATGTGTAACCTATTTAACTTATATCTATTAACTAAAAAGCTAAATGTTCATATGCACTCTAACATATACTCACAGGCAGATAAACTGTCATGCAAAACTTTTCTCAagtaaaaattgtgtatttataaTATGTGTACCCAACTGATTTTAAGATCTTATAAATAAAAAGTCAAGTTTGCACAATTGTAAGCTtatcaaaaaacaaacaaattttcaaGAAAAACATGAATTTCATCAGCCACCAATCACGGATATAGTAAAATATTCCCAATCAGAAAAATCATGATAGCAGGATCCGGAGACTGCTTGTGAAATTgatcatttaaggaatgactgtaatattttttctgtctatgattgattgattgattgttggttggtagcacaaaaaggctatatcacGGAGATACtcctgtctatgaagaaataacataaaaaatgtggtgtacactgaatagcgtgtgtagcgggttatttaacagtgtgcatcacatttttttatgttattttgaatagactgaaaaaatattacagttatttcttataattttattctaaattccattttaaacaggcgaaatcatgaaaaaacgttgatgacgtcttggtcacatgacaaaattgtgtctatgatatgataaacaaaacaacatcagccaatcagaagatgtgttacattcaaaattaaattatattcaaATGGATTCAGACAaacatatttcattatttgaCAATTACAAACGTGATTCTTGTTTGATTCAAAGAAAAAGTAAAGATAGCTCtattttgaagacgaaacgcgcgtctggcgtatatactaaatttagtcctggtatctatgatgagtttatttagcaCTATGGGCAGACAACTCCTATCTCTCTATGTATATCTTCATCATTGTGTATCCTTAATTgcagtgagggctaaaataacacaagtataatgcctacccatgttaaactacaataaagtatagcttgcatcaattatttcaattctgaataggacaattaaggtaatttctatgtcctataagtataagtgtaaaagcgtttctgtaggctcttccatgaacctccctttttttgtttgtaaagaagcaaacagcTGGCTCTGTGATTGTTCAGAGGGAGAAGTTTAAACAGCCAGCAGGAACAGTtatcgtatctaggtcaaatatacGACAATAAAGACACCAACACCCATCAATTACCGCATGGTGAAAAATTTAATGTGGTCTACATGTTTTGCCAACAAGCGTGGTGTCTTCAGGaccaaatatgtcaatttcaaagtgcaacacattacagtcataataaatgaattagtaacattatgtgcaccatttaagagtttgaaagtgttttaaagttaaggaaatatattaaatgcatgacaatttgataaaattcattattttgaagTAGTCAGTATACTCatgtgcaaacatttttttttgtatttagagcatgggtttgttcacaaagagaaagaagtacaaaatgtatgttatatTAGAATATGTTATAtaatgaatatgataaaatattggaTCCATCTTATGAAAGATATTGAACCTTCAAAAATTATTCTAAGGGAAGCCATATATCTATCCCATTCTATGAACAAACATAACCAGGAATCTTGGATAGGAAGcatgaaacatatatttaaaatttcaaaacttagagtatctatttgttaaccagtcaaactttaaaacaaaaccatatactaaaacaagaggctctcaagagcctgaatcgctcaccttaattttttggttaaatctctcatgtcagatttgctctaaatgctttcgtttttgagatataagctaaaaactgcattttacccccatgttctatttttagccatggcggccatgttttttcacaaaatggaaaataaaacacaatctttattctagataccctaaggatcattcagctaaagtttggttgtaattggttcagtagtttcagaggagaagatctttgacaTAGTTtatgacgacgacggacggacgacgacgacgactgacaacgacggacggacgacgacgactgacgatgacggacaccaagtgatggcaaaagctcacatttccttttaggaaaggtgagctaaaaagtaaaaaaaatcttttaactattaaatttaaagaaagctgGTTAGCTAGTTTAGAAAGCAATTCTGGGCAATTTGTCATtatacaaattaataaattaaaaacttacagaaaatttaacaATGAATTCACAAAAAGACTGGCAAATAATTACAAGATTTAGAACTAGCTGTCATGATCTTGAAATCGAAAGAGGGAGGTATATTGGAATTGGAAtctttcatctgaagatttgtttgttCTAATTTATCTAATTTAATGCActcccttttaaaaaatgaaagaaaatcatagaaaatatcattgttgtttgaaaaaaagataaaagaagaaaaatatatatagatatatatgtaataaaatcgaccaggagttgtctcccatagacctaaaactataaataattatgtaatttctccaggtcacgGTGGCACTTATAATAACAATGTTTTGTTaataacttggtttatatcaggttatTTAGTGTGAATGTGTATTCAGGTTTATTTAGtctaaatgtactttaatcatgCTATTCATTCTCAtaattttctgtgctttattgtttaattcatttaattgtatagctcaaattttgggcaccctaattgattaattaaactatcttatcttattttatgtttatcatgaaaaataaaataattagaatagtaataaattaaatacaaacCAGATAAAATGACCTAAAGAACTGAGGTAACTCTAATGACAGTATATCTCGGTCTAGTGGTATCAGATCTGGTATCAGATCCATCTGTAACTCATATATCCCATAACACCCTCATGTTCAAGGATCATCTCACATACATGTAACTGAAATATAAACATATCATAGataattcattgtatcaatgtgttatgtatttttatatatccCATAACACCCTCATGTTCAAGAATCATCTCACATACATGTAACTGAAATATAAACATATCATAGATAATTATTGTCTTATCTTTTACAATACATGTAAATGTCAACAacttttcaaattaataaaatttgtgattttttcaATATTGCACTAAGAACAGAAAAAATGCGTGAAAAAGTGTTGATTTGTTTATTGACCAAGGTGATAAATTCATTTTTGGATTGCTATTTCATCAATTTAAAATACATGACAGAATGAGCTGATTCTTCACACAGTTGATAAAAATCCATATGTTCACCTACTGCAAatatttataggtttcataacgagtgatATCAACTTGACTTCAATATAATACTAAAGTAGCCTTCATCAAGTTTATTATTACCATTTCAATTAAATTACTGGTATTAGAGTTTATATCAAACAATATCCAATTTTCACAAGTTCTTgaacctatttctcttatggtCAACACTTTCAatgtgtaaaattaaaaaaattgtgaaatactGATCTTGTAATTGGCACATTACATTATGACATCATATGTCCTTTCATTAGCTGGGAATACGCAGCTCTTAATGTCCTTTTGATGATTTTGATATTTACGGACCATAgatgcaaatacatgtatgtagctCTTAAGGTCCTTTTGATTGTTGACTTTTTTGTTTCACACTAGTACTCAATGAAGAGTGAGAAAAGAAATATCTAAGCATGCAAGAAATAGATAACAGGCTACAACCATAGgagaatttaaagaaatatgtatcttgacctctagatgtctttaaTTAGTTGTGTGTGAGGTTACTCAGTCTGATTTACATATATACCAacatttccttttattcataaGTATTTTTATGGAGGTCCTATTCTGACAAAGTcattttgaataaagactttcaTGGTTCCATCAAATGGAAGAAATTCAAAACTGACCTTCCGTGGCACCATAATGATTCTATACTCTCTTTTGATATTGCTGCTTCTATCTGAGTTGACATGGTCAGCTATCACCTTCATGGTGGTCATTTGTGGCCATACTAAATACACCCtcctgt
This genomic interval carries:
- the LOC143048781 gene encoding vacuolar protein sorting-associated protein 33B-like, giving the protein MFKGKKDLVLDTELMKPLDRVTGATMLKQRHVDKIFKLDPTQKSIHGCEQRVYLVWPQMTTMKVIADHVNSDRSSNIKREYRIIMVPRKLHVCEMILEHEGVMGYIKIHNTLIQ